One segment of Pyricularia oryzae 70-15 chromosome 3, whole genome shotgun sequence DNA contains the following:
- a CDS encoding F-box protein pof6 → MSQFRRAPVGNNSILGALQATSLSDTKASLPAEIIASILDYLPVSDLMRFACVSRRMQEMVYDDTRWVARLKSMGCWDEAEARRRWDEAVARRQAAGERERRAPQVTIFDATAAGSGGYGGGGRGGGPGGGGRGLADVSRGFERMSVGGMPALVPQQPGQAQRTADLASPTAAADDSPMQDSNAVLEVLSKVKSVRGRARQEYARIYGALGPFYYDLVRARSHNDPVLFRVFRDPERQARMLSNLLTFSRSDWAEGAREREEKVTGMMGIFETAVLREFEQGYELWDVDGRMKRYAHVLDALNGGNAAVELFIAKHPLFTDRDVLADSAECLTKVDGVEGISLEPSRQFFELLAGKLNEQGALMAKIFPKPSTVFWTFVDKIKDDVIMEYCTPLFDESHERSLASYLQAVSGVFEQAYLFYSSLQVPNGTKEESEEKAKEMALRTFEPHLDLYLQEELDFFIKNSENEVQAFETRLSELDASAESFYMSNFNRQADKKDFLSSFKKVVMMPVTVLPSLPGQLLTAPFGGGSKSSAATPSSNGDTLQPTSSSQPHRPQSPGMAGAFERRGSPLPEQGEAPTDELAAKAALMASRLEGIKSLFSIEVALSLVHAAKTSLGRAAVFIRLGGQVGGEAREQCEAIFVNLLRILGQRHIKPGFDKAVGHLAHYNPRDVTDHEKGGVAPLVMFIELVNLGDLISQMIDVFYEQQLAAPKIADRNDFLDASGLAKKKFEQMLDESVAAGLNKGIDVLMDEVEYICATTQQPTDYNPTPGGAAAGGEKNSGGSGNTAGDLDIGPTETAKRVVELVSSHTRMLVGTTEKSMLDVFNGEVGLRLFQAVCKHLKRQRVSTDGAIKVISDMNLYFEYVRSLKNADLLPYFKALRELSQIYLIDPRHSKEMATIIADGDRFGGVFRAEEVYKFAERRADWYQVKRDVEKAMYGLECSLM, encoded by the exons ATGTCACAATTCCGCCGTGCCCCCGTGGGCAACAACAGCATCCTGGGCGCGCTGCAGGCGACGTCGCTGTCGGATACCAAGGCATCACTGCCGGCCG AGATCATAGCATCGATCCTCGATTACCTCCCCGTCTCCGACCTGATGCGGTTCGCGTGCGTGTCTCGCCGCATGCAGGAGATGGTGTACGACGACACGCGCTGGGTCGCCCGCCTCAAGAGCATGGGCTGCTGGGATGAAGCCGAGgcccggcggcggtgggACGAGGCCGTCGCGCGGAGGCAGGCTGCCGGCGAGAGGGAGCGGCGCGCGCCCCAGGTTACAATTTTCGATGCCACAGCGGCGGGATCCGGGGGCTATGGGGGAGGGGGAAGAGGAGGGGGacctggcggaggcggccgAGGGCTCGCGGACGTCAGTCGCGGGTTTGAGCGGATGAGCGTGGGCGGCATGCCGGCGCTCGTGCCGCAGCAACCCGGCCAGGCGCAACGGACGGCCGACCTGGCGTCGccgacggcagcggcagaCGATAGCCCGATGCAGGACTCCAACGCGGTGCTGGAGGTGCTAAGCAAGGTCAAGAGCGTGCGGGGCCGGGCAAGGCAGGAGTACGCGCGCATCTACGGTGCCCTGGGCCCGTTCTACTACGACCTCGTGCGGGCGCGGAGCCACAACGACCCGGTGCTGTTCCGGGTGTTTCGGGACCCGGAGAGGCAGGCGCGGATGCTGTCGAACCTGCTCACGTTCTCGCGCAGCGACTGGGCAGAGGGGGCGCGCGAGAGGGAGGAGAAGGTCACGGGGATGATGGGCATCTTCGAGACGGCGGTGCTGCGAGAGTTTGAGCAGGGGTACGAGCTCTGGGACGTGGACGGACGGATGAAGAGGTATGCGCACGTTCTGGATGCGCTCAACGGGGGTAATGCGGCCGTTGAGCTCTTCATCGCCAAGCACCCGCTCTTCACGGACCGCGACGTGTTGGCCGACTCGGCCGAGTGCCTGACCAAGGTGGACGGGGTGGAGGGCATCTCGCTGGAGCCGTCGAGGCAGTTTTTTGAGCTGCTGGCCGGCAAGCTCAACGAGCAAGGGGCGTTGATGGCCAAGATATTTCCCAAGCCCAGCACGGTGTTTTGGACGTTTGTGGATAAGATCAAGGACGACGTCATAATGGAGTACTGCACGCCCTTGTTCGACGAGAGCCACGAGAGGAGCCTGGCCTCTTATCTGCAGGCGGTCTCGGGCGTGTTTGAGCAGGCGTATCTGTTCTACAGTTCGCTGCAGGTCCCCAACGGGACCAAGGAGGAGTCCGAGgagaaggccaaggagaTGGCTTTGCGGACTTTTGAGCCACACTTGGATCTATACTTGCAGGAAGAACTGGATTTCTTCATCAAAAACTCCGAGAACGAGGTGCAGGCCTTCGAAACCAGGCTGTCGGAGCTGGACGCTAGCGCCGAATCCTTTTACATGAGCAACTTCAACCGGCAGGCCGACAAAAAGGACTTTTTAAGCTCTTTCAAAAAGGTAGTCATGATGCCGGTGACCGTACTTCCCAGTCTACCAGGACAACTCTTGACAGCACCGTTTGGTGGCGGTAGCAAATCTTCAGCCGCCACTCCGTCGTCCAATGGCGACACGCTGCAGCCCACATCGTCTTCGCAGCCACATCGCCCACAAAGCCCCGGCATGGCCGGTGCGTTTGAGCGAAGAGGCAGTCCGCTACCTGAGCAGGGCGAGGCGCCGACCGACGAACTGGCCGCCAAGGCGGCCCTGATGGCATCACGTCTCGAAGGCATCAAGTCTCTGTTCAGCATCGAAGTTGCGCTCAGCCTGGTGCATGCAGCAAAGACGAGCCTCGGACGCGCGGCGGTATTCATCCGACTGGGCGGGCAGGTGGGCGGCGAGGCGCGCGAGCAGTGCGAGGCCATCTTTGTCAACCTCCTCCGCATCCTCGGCCAACGGCACATCAAGCCGGGCTTTGACAAGGCGGTCGGCCACCTGGCGCACTACAACCCGCGCGACGTGACGGACCACGAAAAGGGCGGAGTCGCTCCCTTGGTCATGTTCATCGAGCTCGTCAACCTCGGCGACCTAATCTCGCAGATGATTGACGTGTTTTACGAGCAGCAGCTCGCGGCGCCCAAGATCGCCGACCGCAACGACTTTCTGGACGCCAGCGGcctggccaagaagaagttTGAGCAGATGCTGGACGAGAGCGTCGCCGCGGGCCTTAACAAGGGAATCGACGTGCTCATGGACGAGGTCGAGTACATCTGTGCCACGACGCAGCAGCCGACCGACTACAACCCCACGCCCGGCGGTGCGGCGGCGGGTGGGGAGAAGAACAGCGGCGGTAGCGGCAACACCGCGGGCGACCTGGACATCGGCCCGACGGAGACGGCAAAGCGGGTGGTGGAGCTCGTGTCGTCGCACACGCGCATGCTGGTCGGGACGACGGAGAAGTCGATGCTCGACGTCTTCAACGGCGAGGTGGGGCTGCGGCTGTTCCAGGCAGTGTGCAAGCACCTCAAGCGGCAGCGCGTGTCCACCGACGGGGCCATCAAGGTCATCTCGGACATGAACCTGTACTTTGAGTACGTGCGCTCGCTCAAGAACGCGGACCTGCTCCCTTACTTCAAGGCGCTGCGCGAGCTCTCGCAGATCTACCTCATCGACCCGCGCCACTCCAAGGAGATGGCCACCATCATCGCCGACGGGGATCGGTTCGGTGGTGTCTTCCGCGCCGAGGAGGTCTACAAGTTTGCCGAGAGGCGGGCCGACTGGTATCAGGTCAAGAGGGACGTCGAAAAGGCCATGTACGGTCTCGAATGTTCTCTTATGTGA
- a CDS encoding AP-3 complex subunit delta yields the protein MFEKSLLDLIRGVRNHRGNEREYIQNCLKECRAEVKSQDMDLKATALLKLVYLEMMGHDMSWASFHVLEVMSSPKIHQKRLGYLGAVQTFRPDTEVLMLATNLLKKDLMATAPNTIGLPIITLPHIITPSLALSVLADLLPRLSHSHASIRKKTIVTLYRLALVYPETLRAAWPKIKDRLMDKDEDPSVTAAIVNVVCELGWRRPHDFLPLAPRLFELLVEGGNNWMAIKLIKLFATLTPLEPRLIRKLLPPLTDIIRTTPAMSLLYECINGIIQGGILGSPDDISGTEEIATLIVSKLRGMIMIDGDPNLKYVALLAFNKIVTTHPFLVAEQEDVILECIDSPDITIRIKALDLVQGMVSADNLESIVSRLMRQLKVASEGDRQPKQTQTDSDVEDDGLSNINTKSRATNSPPPLPEEYRIDVIGRIIHVCSLDNYNNLLDFDWYIDILTQLVRMAPVARRKEDEDDSSVTTTKTRATDITERIGNELRSIAVKVQAIRGSAVRAAESIISGLGSESSTTTKVVGPVSWILGEYASFLTHPEDTMNAILQALAKTPYPEVAAISMHALMKIFALVVGDERSQWTAERKAKISLLMTRLLHTLEPFPSHPNLEVQERAVQFTELLKLTAEAVSGQEASTDEVYQDPPLLLTQALPSLFTGWELNSVAFGAQNNVPLPEGLDLDQPINPNLERLLAEAHMLNLPVDEDDEFEIYYHQKPVATSISSSEPAIKRLADAPDEIPNSYQNAGEESYLDPDILARRKAERMDKNKDDPFYIHNTSSGISRTSTPIHNILKRENGSDLDIDSIPIMALDLSKVDDAAPQKPPAPLPRPKSRQRVVVAADETLAGSGRSTPGNYDSENTNSDGGRKTAAVKSKQHKRPKNSLLQVDSSHIGALSLHGRADEEAVSSVDPELQKREEAEMAAAMKEVERLRLEMQRANERIQVAQGVPAEGVAVVQKKKKKKKAVPDGEDGDVASSVAKPKKKKKKPPVALGGEGDTGAAAAEGEVVAKPKKKKKKPAAEGEGTAGDSGLI from the exons AT GTTTGAAAAATCACTTCTCGACCTCATCCGAGGCGTACGGAACCATCGGGGCAACGAGCGTGAATACATACAAAACTGCTTGAAAGAATGTCGCGCCGAAGTAAAAAGTCAGGACATGGACCTCAAGGCCACAGCCCTGTTGAAGCTTGTGTACCTCGAAATGATGGGCCACGACATGTCCTGGGCATCCTTTCATGTTCTTGAGGTCATGTCCTCTCCTAAAATTCACCAAAAACGCCTCGGCTACCTTGGCGCTGTCCAGACCTTCCGCCCCGATACCGAAGTCCTCATGCTCGCGACGAACTTGCTCAAAAAGGATCTCATGGCCACAGCTCCGAACACGATTGGTCTTCCGATTATCACCTTGCCACACATCATCACACCCTCCCTTGCTCTTTCCGTCCTTGCGGACCTGCTGCCACGTCTGAGCCACTCCCATGCCTCGATAAGGAAGAAGACTATTGTGACGCTGTATCGACTTGCGTTGGTATATCCAGAGACTCTTAGAGCGGCTTGGCCAAAGATCAAGGACCGCCTGATGGATAAGGATGAAGACCCAAGCGTGACTGCTGCCATTGTTAACGTGGTGTGTGAGCTGGGATGGAGGCGACCACACGACTTCTTACCACTGGCCCCTAGGCTCTTTGAGCTACTGGTCGAGGGCGGCAACAACTGGATGGCAATCAAACTCATCAAACTCTTTGCGACACTTACACCCCTGGAACCTCGGCTTATACGAAAGCTGCTACCACCCTTGACGGACATTATCAGGACTACCCCAGCCATGTCGTTGCTATACGAGTGCATCAATGGTATTATCCAAGGTGGTATCTTGGGAAGCCCGGATGACATCAGCGGCACAGAGGAGATCGCCACGCTTATTGTGTCCAAGCTGCGCGGAATGATTATGATTGACGGGGATCCTAACC TGAAATACGTCGCTCTTCTTGCCTTTAACAAGATCGTGACGACCCATCCATTCCTTGTTGCTGAGCAGGAGGATGTCATTCTCGAATGTATAGATAGCCCGGATATCACCATCCGCATCAAGGCATTGGATCTCGTTCAGGGCATGGTCAGCGCAGACAATCTCGAATCAATTGTCAGTCGCTTGATGAGACAGCTGAAGGTCGCGTCTGAAGGCGACAGACAGCCAAAACAGACCCAGACAGACTCTGATGTGGAAGATGATGGGTTATCAAATATCAACACCAAATCCAGGGCCACTAATTCACCACCACCTCTCCCAGAAGAGTACAGGATAGACGTCATCGGCAGGATCATTCACGTCTGCTCGCTTGACAATTACAACAACCTCCTTGACTTCGATTGGTACATCGATATTCTCACCCAGCTTGTGCGCATGGCTCCTGTCGCACGACGaaaggaggacgaggacgacagcTCTgttacaacaacaaaaacgcGCGCAACAGATATCACCGAGAGGATAGGCAACGAGCTACGAAGCATAGCCGTAAAGGTTCAGGCCATTAGGGGCTCGGCAGTGCGCGCGGCCGAGTCTATTATCTCGGGTCTTGGGTCCGAATCGTCAACTACGACCAAAGTGGTTGGCCCGGTGTCTTGGATTCTCGGAGAATACGCCTCGTTCTTGACACATCCAGAGGATACCATGAATGCGATTTTGCAGGCTCTAGCAAAGACACCGTATCCCGAGGTGGCAGCCATCTCTATGCATGCGCTCATGAAGATATTTGCCCTTGTCGTTGGTGATGAGAGATCACAATGGACAGCTGAGCGTAAGGCCAAGATATCACTACTGATgacgcggctgctgcataccctGGAGCCATTTCCATCACATCCAAACCTGGAGGTACAGGAACGGGCTGTGCAGTTCACAGAGCTCCTCAAACTCACCGCAGAGGCAGTTTCTGGACAAGAGGCATCTACGGATGAAGTTTACCAAGATCCTCCTCTGCTTCTTACACAAGCATTACCTTCCCTGTTCACTGGATGGGAGTTGAACTCTGTTGCGTTTGGCGCACAAAATAACGTGCCCCTTCCCGAGGGCCTGGACCTCGACCAGCCAATCAACCCCAACTTGGAGAGACTACTAGCCGAGGCGCATATGCTTAACTTGCCCGTagacgaagacgacgaaTTTGAGATATACTACCACCAAAAGCCTGTCGCGACGAGCATATCGTCATCTGAGCCGGCTATCAAGAGGCTCGCGGACGCCCCTGATGAGATCCCTAACTCTTACCAGAACGCCGGGGAAGAGAGCTATCTTGATCCCGACATCTTGGCTCGAAGAAAGGCAGAGCGCATGGATAAGAACAAGGACGATCCCTTCTATATACATAACACCTCATCCGGCATCTCGAGAACATCAACGCCGATACACAACATCCTCAAACGAGAAAACGGCTCGGATCTGGATATCGACTCCATCCCTATCATGGCGTTGGATTTATCCAAGGTGGACGACGCAGCACCACAGAAACCGCCCGCCCCATTGCCAAGACCCAAATCGCGACAGcgtgttgttgttgcggCAGACGAAACCCTTGCAGGAAGCGGAAGGTCGACTCCGGGGAACTATGACTCGGAGAACACAAATTCGGACGGCGGGAGAAAGACTGCCGCAGTCAAAAGCAAGCAGCACAAGAGGCCAAAGAACTCACTGCTGCAAGTCGACTCGAGTCATATTGGTGCGCTGAGCCTGCACGGCCGCGCCGACGAAGAGGCCGTCAGCAGCGTCGACCCAGAGCTTCAGAAGCGCGAGGAGGCGGAGATGGCAGCGGCCATGAAGGAGGTGGAGCGCTTGCGGCTCGAGATGCAGCGTGCCAATGAGAGGATCCAGGTTGCGCAGGGCGTGCCGGCCGAGGGTGTCGCTGTCGttcagaagaaaaagaaaaagaagaaggccgTTCCGGATGGCGAAGACGGCGATGTTGCCTCTTCTGTAGCGAAgccgaagaagaaaaagaagaagccccCAGTCGCGCTAGGCGGCGAGGGGGATAccggtgctgctgcggctgagGGGGAGGTGGTTGCAAaacccaagaagaagaagaaaaagccaGCCGCTGAGGGGGAAGGGACGGCTGGTGACTCGGGATTAATTTGA
- a CDS encoding tetratricopeptide repeat domain-containing protein, which produces MPPSLLHPPSHLSPEGARQQATLAPSILKNFPESISSTPILSLFSAPETAELWVTYENLLLACLRTGDDLSAHKCLERLIKRFGDKNERMMAFKGLVKEATAKNNTELEAILKEYDNILAEEENNIPIAKRRIALLRSLDRTPDAVSGLLALVDISPTDAEAWAELADVYLAQGMYSQAIYALEEVLVLQPNAWNIHARSGEVLYMAATATQSNDATAAKQLAEATKRFCRSVELCDDYLRGYYGLKLVTSRLLNDKPYSQTRKGDDADDLSLPDSATLQKLDELATRKLAEIVRRWSAGEHNWRGYEESEIVAAREFLNQDNSSAPK; this is translated from the exons ATGCCGCCCTCACTACTCCATCCACCAAGCCACCTATCACCAGAAGGGGCGCGGCAACAAGCCACTCTCGCCCCCAGTATCCTCAAAAACTTCCCCGAAAGCATATCGTCGACGCCAATACTTTCGCTTTTCTCTGCCCCCGAAACTGCCGAACTGTGGGTTACCTACGAGAACCTACTGCTGGCATGCCTCCGGACGGGAGATGACCTTTCGGCGCATAAGTGCTTGGAAAGGTTGATAAAGAGGTTCGGAGACAAGAATGAGCGCATGATGGCCTTCAAGGGGTTGGTCAAGGAGGCGACCGCAAAGAATAATACAGAGTTGGAAGCGATCCTTAAGGAGTATGATAATATACTGGCCGAGGAGGAAAACAACATC CCCATTGCAAAACGGAGGATAGCGTTGCTCCGATCATTAGACAGGACTCCGGATGCTGTATCTGGCCTTCTGGCACTTGTCGACATATCGCCGACAGATGCCGAGGCTTGGGCTGAGCTGGCAGATGTTTACTTGGCGCAAGGAATGTACTCACAGGCCATATATGCGCTGGAGGAGGTTTTGGTGCTTCAGCCCAACGCATGGAAT ATCCATGCTCGATCAGGCGAAGTCTTGTATATGGCAGCAACAGCGACACAGTCGAATGATGCCACTGCTGCTAAACAGTTGGCAGAGGCAACCAAGAGGTTCTGCCGCAGTGTTGAGCTTTGCGATGATTACCTGCGAGGATATTATGGACTTAAACTT GTAACATCGCGTCTCCTCAATGACAAACCCTACTCGCAGACGCGGAAAGGAGATGATGCGGACGATCTGTCTCTGCCGGACAGTGCCACATTGCAAAAActggacgagctggccactCGAAAGTTGGCGGAAATAGTGCGGCGGTGGTCTGCAGGAGAACACAATTGGAGGGGTTACGAGGAGAGCGAGATTGTGGCGGCAAGGGAGTTTTTGAACCAGGACAATTCCTCCGCTCCAAAATAG
- a CDS encoding dicarboxylic amino acid permease translates to MESSSREKKPAQSREDEESGVENLQGQTEINQQPDNPHQTLRREFKPRQVNMLAIAGAIGTGLIIGTGTGLSRGGPASLLIAFIITGSLIYFVMTALGEMAAFLPNDQGFNGYASRYVDPALGFAMGWNYFFTYAIVLPNNLTAAGLIIQYWRPDLNVAIWVTVFAVLVISINVLHVGSFGEAEFVLSTIKIITLVTVMITCLVVSLGGAPAHGRVGFQYWTDPGAFAEYLQPGTLGRFLGFWACMVQACFSYTGTEVVGSAFGETPNPRVTIPRAIRQTLWRICFFYIIGVLTLSMAVPYNNERLVGATKARVSAAASPYVIAMAIGGIKVLPDIVNACLLVFVISSANTDIYVGARTLYSLAKDGHAPAIFLYTTEKGVPMYGVAATSVFVLLGYMNVSKSASSVFGYLVSLVTVFGALNWISVLTSYLGFRRGMKAQGIDRNQLPYRGPLQPYGAWYALGLTILIIIFNGYNAFMPKFDPATFVTCYIGIAVYLINIFGWKFIKRTKRVKANEMDLVTGRREFEVVEELERLGKEKRMPARGTTTPKLRIL, encoded by the exons ATGGAATCCTCATCGAGAGAAAAGAAGCCCGCCCAGTCCCGCGAAGATGAAGAGTCGGGCGTCGAAAACTTACAAGGTCAAACGGAGATCAACCAGCAGCCAGACAACCCTCACCAGACGCTCAGGCGAGAGTTCAAGCCTCGTCAGGTCAACATGCTGGCCATCGCCGGCGCCATAGGCACGGGCTTGATCATAGGGACTGGCACAGGCCTGTCGCGAGGCGGCCCGGCCAGCCTCCTAATCGCCTTCATAATCACCGGTTCTCTCATCTACTTTGTCATGACCGCCCTCGGCGAGATGGCCGCCTTCCTACCCAACGACCAAGGGTTCAATGGATATGCCAGTCGCTATGTCGATCCTGCTCTCGG TTTTGCCATGGGATGGAACTACTTCTTCACGTATGCCATCGTCTTGCCCAACAATCTGACTGCAGCCGGTCTCATTATCCAATATTGGCGGCCGGATCTCAACGTTGCAATTTGGGTGACGGTGTTTGCTGTTCTGGTGATAAGTATCAAT GTACTTCACGTTGGCAGCTTCGGTGAGGCGGAATTCGTTCTTTCAACCATCAAGATCATAACTCTCGTCACCGTCATGATCACCTGCTTGGTTGTATCCCTTGGCGGCGCTCCCGCCCACGGCCGAGTCGGCTTTCAATATTGGACAgacccgggtgcgtttgccGAATACTTGCAACCCGGAACCCTCGGCCGTTTCCTGGGTTTCTGGGCCTGCATGGTCCAAGCATGCTTCTCGTACACGGGCACCGAAGTCGTgggctccgcgtttggcgaGACGCCGAACCCGAGGGTCACCATCCCCAGGGCCATCAGGCAGACCCTCTGGCGCATCTGCTTCTTCTACATCATCGGCGTCTTGACCCTCAGCATGGCGGTCCCCTACAACAACGAAAGACTGGTCGGGGCCACCAAGGCCCGGGTCAGCGCCGCCGCGTCCCCCTACGTCATCGCCATGGCCATCGGCGGCATCAAGGTCCTGCCAGACATTGTCAACGCGTGCCTGCTCGTCTTTGTCATCTCGTCGGCCAACACCGACATATACGTCGGAGCCCGCACGCTCTACTCGCTGGCAAAGGACGGCCACGCCCCGGCCATTTTTCTCTACACCACGGAGAAGGGGGTGCCCATGTACGGCGTCGCTGCGACGTCCGTCTTTGTGCTCCTGGGCTACATGAACGTCAGCAAGTCCGCGTCGAGCGTATTTGGCTATCTGGTCAGTCTCGTGACCGTTTTTGGTGCCCTCAACTGGATCAGCGTCCTCACGTCCTACCTCGGCTTCCGCCGCGGGATGAAGGCCCAGGGTATCGATCGCAACCAGCTGCCGTATCGTGGACCCCTGCAGCCCTATGGAGCTTGGTATGCTTTGGGATTGACGATACTAATCATTATCTTTAATG GTTACAACGCCTTTATGCCCAAATTCGACCCGGCCACCTTTGTCACTTGCTACATTGGCATTGCCGTCTACCTTATCAACATATTCGGATGGAAGTTTATCAAACGCACCAAGCGCGTCAAGGCGAATGAAATGGATCTCGTTACTGGCCGTCGTGAGTTTGAGGTAGTAGAGGAGTTGGAGAGACTTGGCAAGGAAAAG CGCATGCCCGCACGCGGCACCACTACACCGAAGCTCCGCATTCTCTAA
- a CDS encoding CMGC/CDK/CDK7 protein kinase, giving the protein MAVSPLLAPPVEAASATQQRSTSSPLKRTLSAVSSANGTPKPTKAAKPEAGLPADDLIEQMNRAEANKYVTTKFLGEGTYAIVHQGYEKAKPSNIVAIKMIKVQKEYTDGMAPDAVRELKHLQELSHPNIIALRSVYSSNSQNLCLVLEYLPLGDLEMLIRDASGIIYGGADIKAWMGMLTRAVWFCHENFVLHRDIKPNNLLVAADGEVKLADFGLARSFADPYRVMTANVITRWYRPPELLYGARHYSGAVDVWSVGCVFAELVLRKPYLPGNNELDQLSLICAELGSPTEDNWPGVSKLDQFTAPSEPLSPVPSKERMMVQFGTAGADGVDLLMKTLTLDPRKRITAKEMLKHPWWHSQPKPTRKEDLPKKKTGAEQKFAADQARQPGQVDEKMAKVARKLDFGAPK; this is encoded by the exons ATGGCGGTGTCGCCGCTTCTGGCGCCGCCCGTCGAGGCCGCTTCGGCGACGCAGCAGCGCTCGACGTCGTCGCCGCTGAAGCGCACCCTCTCGGCCGTCTCCTCCGCAAATGGCACACCCAAACCCACAAAGGCCGCGAAGCCCGAGGCAGGCCTGCCCGCGGACGACTTGATTGAGCAGATGAACCGGGCCGAGGCGAACAAATATGTGACGA CAAAGTTCCTCGGTGAGGGTACCTACGCCATCGTCCACCAGGGCTACGAAAAGGCCAAGCCGTCCAACATCGTCGCCATCAAGATGATCAAGGTCCAAAAGGAGTACACGGACGGCATGGCCCCCGACGCCGTGCGAGAGCTGAAGCACCTCCAGGAGCTGTCCCACCCAAACATCATCGCCCTGCGCTCCGTCTACTCGTCAAACTCGCAGAACCTGTGCCTGGTGCTCGAGTACCTGCCGCTCGGCGACCTCGAGATGCTGATCCGCGACGCCAGCGGCATCATCTACGGTGGTGCCGACATCAAGGCCTGGATGGGCATGCTGACGCGCGCCGTCTGGTTCTGCCACGAGAACTTTGTCCTGCACCGCGATATCAAGCCCAACAACTTGCTGGTCGCCGCCGACGGCGAGGTCAAGCTGGCCGATTTCGGTCTGGCCCGCTCCTTCGCCGACCCGTACCGCGTCATGACGGCCAACGTCATCACGCGCTGGTACCGGCCCCCCGAGCTGCTGTACGGCGCCCGCCACTACTCGGGCGCCGTCGACGTCTGGTCCGTCGGCTGCGTGTTTGCCGAGCTGGTGCTGCGCAAGCCCTACCTGCCCGGCAACAACGAGCTGGACCAGCTGTCGCTCATCTGCGCCGAGCTCGGGAGCCCGACCGAGGACAACTGGCCCGGCGTGTCCAAGCTCGACCAGTTCACCGCGCCCTCGGAGCCGCTGTCGCCCGTGCCGTCCAAGGAGCGCATGATGGTGCAGTTTGGCACCGCCGGTGCCGACGGCGTCGACCTCCTCATGAAGACCCTCACCCTCGACCCCAGAAAGAGGATCACCGCCAAGGAGATGCTCAAGCACCCTTGGTGGCACTCGCAGCCCAAGCCCACGCGCAAGGAGGATCtgcccaagaagaagacggGCGCCGAGCAAAAGTTCGCCGCCGACCAGGCGAGGCAGCCCGGTCAGGTCGACGAGAAGATGGCCAAGGTTGCTCGCAAGTTGGATTTTGGCGCTCCCAAGTAA